From Syntrophorhabdaceae bacterium, one genomic window encodes:
- a CDS encoding tetratricopeptide repeat protein — protein MEQNNKTKEEQQNEGNNGHGQTPLDELLKKAGERGNGVVVRPNANKHITVQFNPSPLLVKKEEGTYQEKLETEKDWYTKGQQLLKDAEYEDAIEAFSRAIELNPEYVKAYNSRGVAYDEIGDYQQAIENYDKAIELNPEYATAYNNRGMVYDGLGDSQRAICDYDKAIELKPESVVVYNNRGVAYRNLGDYQRAIENYDKALELNPQYTAAYFNRGLAHGNFGNHQEAIKDFGRAIELNPRFALAYYDRGVTYAQLGDYQQAICDYGKTIELDPEYAAVYCNIGAAYAQLGNYHQAIKYYDKSIALNPESAKDYNNRGHAYAEIGNDKKAIEDYKVAAILGHKKAQDFLRKEGIDWQGELGLGGEVLNGK, from the coding sequence ATGGAACAAAACAACAAAACCAAAGAAGAGCAACAGAACGAGGGGAACAATGGACATGGGCAGACTCCATTAGACGAGCTGCTCAAAAAAGCGGGGGAGCGGGGGAACGGGGTAGTGGTGAGACCCAATGCCAACAAGCACATAACCGTGCAGTTCAACCCGTCCCCATTGCTGGTAAAAAAGGAGGAGGGTACATATCAAGAGAAGTTGGAAACGGAAAAAGACTGGTATACAAAGGGGCAACAATTGTTGAAAGATGCAGAATATGAGGATGCAATAGAGGCTTTTAGCAGAGCCATAGAGTTGAACCCCGAATATGTGAAAGCCTATAATAGCCGTGGAGTTGCTTACGATGAGATTGGCGACTACCAGCAGGCAATTGAGAATTACGACAAAGCCATAGAGTTGAACCCTGAATATGCAACGGCCTACAATAATCGAGGGATGGTATATGATGGCTTAGGCGACTCCCAGCGGGCAATTTGTGACTATGATAAAGCCATAGAGCTGAAACCTGAAAGCGTTGTAGTTTATAACAATCGTGGAGTTGCCTATAGGAACCTTGGCGACTACCAGCGGGCAATTGAGAATTACGACAAAGCATTAGAACTCAACCCTCAATATACTGCAGCTTATTTCAACCGTGGGCTTGCCCATGGCAACTTTGGCAACCATCAAGAGGCAATTAAGGATTTTGGCAGAGCCATAGAGCTCAACCCTCGGTTTGCATTGGCTTATTATGACCGTGGGGTTACTTACGCTCAGCTTGGTGACTACCAGCAGGCAATTTGTGATTATGGTAAGACTATAGAGTTGGACCCTGAATATGCAGCGGTTTATTGCAACATTGGGGCTGCTTATGCCCAACTTGGTAACTACCATCAGGCAATCAAGTATTATGATAAGTCCATAGCGTTGAACCCCGAATCTGCGAAAGATTACAACAACCGCGGGCACGCTTATGCAGAAATCGGCAACGATAAAAAAGCGATTGAAGATTACAAAGTTGCTGCGATATTAGGTCATAAAAAAGCACAGGACTTTTTGAGAAAAGAAGGGATTGATTGGCAAGGAGAGTTGGGGTTAGGGGGTGAAGTACTCAATGGAAAATAA
- a CDS encoding HEPN domain-containing protein → MEKKMTFDKFVSEYLSRGLMQKQKGSAADVEKLLVRSTKDLKTAKANLKIDEGIAYSVAYLAMLRAGRAFMLLKGFRPSDGYQHKTVVEFVHQVLGDEYGTIIGHFDRMRRKRNLFTYEIDISVSFKEAENALHSAETFVNVIVEYVKREDPQGRFKF, encoded by the coding sequence CGAATACCTTTCAAGGGGATTGATGCAGAAGCAGAAAGGATCTGCGGCAGATGTTGAAAAACTTCTTGTCCGAAGTACAAAAGATCTGAAAACAGCGAAAGCCAACTTAAAGATCGATGAGGGAATAGCATATTCGGTTGCCTATCTTGCTATGTTGAGAGCGGGAAGGGCATTCATGCTCTTGAAAGGTTTCAGGCCGTCTGACGGGTACCAGCATAAAACGGTAGTGGAATTTGTGCACCAGGTGCTCGGCGATGAATATGGTACGATCATCGGGCACTTTGACAGGATGCGCAGGAAACGCAATCTGTTCACTTATGAAATTGACATTTCGGTATCTTTTAAAGAGGCTGAAAATGCCCTTCATTCTGCGGAAACCTTCGTCAATGTGATAGTGGAATACGTCAAGAGGGAAGATCCGCAAGGACGTTTTAAGTTTTAA